The Gemmatimonadaceae bacterium genome has a segment encoding these proteins:
- a CDS encoding ABC transporter ATP-binding protein: MSPGETPGKDWVIVTRGLKREYDMGGEVVRALRGVDLAIRRNEYVAIMGPSGSGKSTLMNLIGCLDTPTAGEYWLNGMMVSKMSDDELARVRNKEIGFVFQTFNLLPRATALHNVELPLVYAGISSDERKRRAKKALEQVQLETRMHHRPNELSGGQRQRVAIARALVNNPSILLADEPTGNLDSATSEEIMRVFESLADSGQTVIMVTHEPDIAAHARRVVVLRDGVIASDDRRSAFKQSMGIQ; encoded by the coding sequence ATGTCGCCCGGCGAGACGCCGGGCAAGGACTGGGTCATCGTGACGCGCGGGCTCAAGCGCGAGTACGACATGGGGGGCGAGGTGGTCCGCGCCCTCCGCGGCGTCGACCTCGCGATCCGGCGCAACGAGTACGTGGCCATCATGGGCCCGTCGGGTTCGGGCAAGTCGACGCTGATGAACCTCATCGGTTGCCTCGACACTCCCACCGCCGGCGAGTACTGGCTCAACGGGATGATGGTCTCGAAGATGAGCGACGACGAGCTGGCCCGCGTGCGCAACAAGGAGATCGGCTTCGTCTTCCAGACGTTCAACCTCCTCCCGCGCGCCACGGCGCTGCACAACGTCGAGTTGCCGCTCGTCTACGCCGGCATCTCGTCCGACGAGCGCAAGCGGCGGGCGAAGAAGGCGCTGGAGCAGGTGCAACTCGAGACGCGCATGCACCACCGCCCCAACGAACTCTCCGGCGGCCAGCGCCAGCGCGTCGCCATTGCGCGCGCCCTGGTCAACAACCCGTCCATCCTCCTGGCCGACGAACCGACCGGTAACCTCGACTCGGCCACGTCGGAGGAGATCATGCGCGTCTTCGAAAGCCTCGCCGACTCGGGGCAGACCGTCATCATGGTCACGCACGAGCCGGACATCGCGGCGCATGCGCGTCGCGTGGTGGTGCTGCGCGACGGCGTGATTGCCAGCGACGATCGTCGCTCGGCGTTCAAGCAGTCGATGGGCATCCAGTAG
- a CDS encoding efflux RND transporter periplasmic adaptor subunit — protein sequence MSKGMKWGLGIVVVAAVGGALAAKARSGDKATEVRMETVQKRDLVASVTASGQVQPVTKVDVAADISGRIVRLAVKEGEVVKKGQFLLEIDPAQYQAAVQRAEAAVASAKASAAQAKANLLQAERNYDRSMEIKKTNAALISDESLEQLKTAVEVNTALLESANQNADQSAASLREARSNLARTTILAPMTGKITRLAVEQGETAVPGTFNKDAATLLTIADLSVFETKVKVDETDVARISLGDSAVIQIDAFPDTTFVGKVVEISNSSVKATAAASSSTEQAIDYEVKIRLVNPPAETRPDFSATAKIVTDTRTQVLTIPIIALTVRENEELSADTAGAPGQAKKKEVGKKDAEGVFIVGTDNKVTFRPVKVGIAGDKYFEVVTGVKDGEKIVGGTYQAIRELKDGALVKEPKPDKDKKTETGAKT from the coding sequence ATGAGCAAAGGCATGAAGTGGGGACTGGGGATCGTGGTCGTCGCGGCCGTGGGCGGTGCGCTTGCCGCCAAGGCCAGGAGCGGCGACAAGGCGACCGAAGTCCGCATGGAAACCGTGCAGAAGCGCGACCTCGTGGCCTCGGTGACCGCTAGCGGCCAGGTGCAACCGGTGACCAAGGTCGACGTCGCCGCCGACATCTCCGGACGCATCGTGCGCCTGGCGGTCAAGGAAGGCGAGGTCGTGAAGAAGGGGCAGTTCCTCCTCGAGATCGACCCGGCGCAATACCAGGCCGCGGTGCAGCGCGCCGAGGCCGCGGTGGCGTCGGCCAAGGCTTCGGCCGCACAGGCCAAGGCCAACCTCCTCCAGGCCGAGCGCAATTACGACCGCTCGATGGAGATCAAGAAGACCAACGCGGCGCTCATCTCCGACGAGTCGCTGGAGCAGCTCAAGACGGCGGTGGAAGTGAACACCGCGCTCCTGGAGTCGGCCAACCAGAACGCCGACCAGTCGGCCGCGTCGCTCCGCGAGGCGCGCAGCAACCTGGCGCGCACCACGATCCTCGCCCCGATGACGGGGAAGATCACCCGGCTCGCCGTCGAGCAGGGCGAGACCGCCGTCCCGGGAACGTTCAACAAGGATGCGGCCACGCTCCTCACCATCGCCGACCTCTCGGTCTTCGAGACGAAGGTGAAGGTCGACGAGACCGACGTCGCGCGCATCTCGCTCGGCGACTCCGCCGTCATCCAGATCGACGCCTTCCCCGACACGACCTTCGTCGGCAAGGTGGTCGAGATCTCCAACAGCTCGGTCAAGGCGACCGCCGCCGCCTCCAGCAGCACGGAGCAGGCAATCGACTACGAGGTGAAGATCCGCCTGGTGAACCCGCCCGCCGAGACGCGCCCGGACTTCTCGGCCACCGCCAAGATCGTGACTGATACGCGGACACAGGTCCTCACCATCCCGATCATCGCCCTCACGGTGCGCGAGAACGAGGAGCTGAGCGCCGACACCGCGGGCGCCCCCGGACAGGCGAAGAAGAAGGAAGTGGGGAAGAAGGACGCCGAGGGCGTGTTCATCGTCGGGACCGACAACAAAGTCACCTTCCGCCCCGTTAAGGTCGGGATTGCCGGCGACAAGTACTTCGAGGTCGTCACCGGCGTGAAGGACGGCGAGAAGATCGTGGGTGGCACCTACCAGGCCATTCGCGAGTTGAAGGATGGGGCCTTGGTCAAGGAGCCCAAGCCCGACAAGGACAAGAAGACCGAGACGGGAGCGAAGACGTGA
- a CDS encoding TolC family protein, whose protein sequence is MRRLICTLLFLGAAPLSQAVAQAPQASGPVLTLDEAIRLAVRNNPTYLQTGSNRQRAAAALRAARGQLLPSVRTSFGSSYREGRQQFFAGQAFGSTSDVLSSSADIGVDLAISAATWLARKQQAANLSAAESEMSSAEATLRSNVMTQYLSVLQAQARAAFQDTLLRSTQAQLELARARQQVGAATSLDVRRAEVQVGQQQVAVLRERNAVEVEKLRLFQQIGVEQPAGVTLTSQFTVEEPKLELQALLGQARSGNPALQALRSRERASDIQVSSARSAYFPSLALSSGVSGFSQQLRNIDGSINDSRASALAQQKSCLSQDSLRRGAGLPSILQQCGAIVFTDAMAAAMRDANAQFPFKMTRSPLQLSAQLSLPIFDGFTREQRIQEAAASRNDARYRVRDQELKLTADVTSAHRNLVTAYQTVRLQEQNTVAAREALALAQERFRVGANTFVDVTQARSDYERAETDRINAIYDYHKAFAALESAVGRALR, encoded by the coding sequence ATGCGACGATTGATCTGCACCCTGCTCTTCCTTGGCGCGGCGCCCCTGTCCCAGGCGGTGGCCCAGGCGCCTCAGGCGAGCGGTCCTGTGCTTACGCTCGACGAAGCGATCCGTCTGGCAGTCCGCAACAACCCCACCTACCTGCAGACGGGTTCCAACCGGCAGCGCGCAGCCGCGGCGCTGCGAGCGGCCAGGGGGCAGCTCCTTCCGTCGGTGCGTACGTCGTTCGGCTCGAGCTACCGCGAAGGGCGCCAGCAGTTCTTCGCCGGTCAGGCCTTCGGTTCCACCTCGGACGTCCTCTCCTCGAGCGCCGACATCGGGGTCGACCTGGCGATCAGCGCGGCCACGTGGTTGGCGCGCAAGCAGCAAGCCGCCAACCTGTCGGCGGCGGAGTCGGAGATGTCGAGCGCCGAGGCGACGCTGCGCAGCAACGTGATGACGCAGTACCTGAGCGTGCTGCAGGCGCAGGCGCGCGCGGCGTTCCAGGACACGCTGCTTCGGTCCACGCAGGCGCAGCTGGAGCTGGCCCGCGCGCGGCAGCAGGTGGGGGCGGCCACTTCGCTCGACGTGCGGCGCGCCGAGGTGCAGGTGGGGCAGCAGCAGGTGGCGGTGCTGCGCGAGCGCAATGCGGTGGAGGTGGAGAAGCTCCGGTTGTTCCAGCAGATCGGCGTGGAGCAGCCGGCGGGGGTGACGCTCACCTCGCAGTTCACGGTCGAGGAGCCCAAGCTCGAGCTGCAGGCGCTGCTGGGGCAGGCGCGCAGCGGGAACCCGGCGCTGCAGGCGCTGCGCTCGCGCGAGCGGGCGAGTGACATCCAGGTGTCGAGCGCGCGCTCGGCGTACTTCCCGTCGCTCGCGCTCAGCTCGGGCGTGAGCGGTTTCTCGCAGCAACTGCGCAACATCGACGGGAGCATCAACGACTCGCGGGCCAGCGCCCTCGCCCAGCAGAAGTCCTGCCTTTCGCAGGATTCGCTGCGCCGCGGCGCCGGGCTGCCGAGCATTCTCCAGCAATGCGGCGCGATCGTCTTTACCGACGCGATGGCCGCGGCCATGCGCGACGCGAACGCGCAGTTCCCGTTCAAGATGACGCGCTCGCCGTTGCAGCTCTCGGCGCAGCTCTCGCTGCCAATCTTCGACGGCTTCACGCGCGAGCAGCGGATCCAGGAAGCGGCCGCCAGCCGCAACGACGCGCGTTACCGCGTGCGCGACCAGGAGCTCAAGCTCACCGCCGACGTGACTTCGGCGCATCGCAACCTGGTCACCGCGTACCAGACCGTCCGCCTGCAGGAACAGAACACCGTGGCCGCGCGCGAGGCGCTGGCGCTGGCGCAGGAGCGCTTTCGCGTGGGAGCCAACACCTTCGTGGACGTGACCCAGGCGCGCAGTGACTACGAGCGCGCCGAGACCGATCGCATCAATGCGATCTACGACTATCACAAGGCTTTCGCCGCGCTCGAGTCCGCGGTGGGCCGGGCGCTTCGCTAA
- a CDS encoding creatininase family protein, producing the protein MLPDPTGYSHPLRLKELRPDEVAEVLGRDPRLLIPVGTCEQHGPHLPMGVDTIIVDRLADDLSAELRLLRAPTVEYGVNSDHERVVPGNATLRRKTLLRALNDLTDAWEAGGVREFVFLTAHGHEGHQEALSTVITKGARVRVVDILAINLSDLTVSGVGPLHGDEVDTSLLLYLAPALVKMELAQDYMITPEALGRYRRQSLRVPRGSAGSIGRPSLASAETGKAIYARIYSRIRDRILLAPPSADD; encoded by the coding sequence ATGCTCCCCGATCCAACAGGGTATTCCCATCCGCTTCGCCTCAAGGAACTCCGCCCGGACGAAGTGGCGGAGGTGCTCGGGCGTGATCCCCGTCTCCTGATCCCGGTCGGGACATGCGAGCAGCACGGTCCTCACCTGCCGATGGGGGTCGATACGATCATCGTCGACCGGCTCGCCGACGATCTCTCGGCGGAGTTGCGACTGCTGCGCGCGCCAACGGTCGAGTACGGGGTCAACTCCGATCATGAGCGCGTCGTACCCGGCAACGCCACGCTCCGGCGCAAGACACTCCTGCGCGCGCTCAACGACCTCACCGACGCCTGGGAGGCCGGGGGCGTTCGCGAGTTCGTCTTCCTGACCGCCCACGGGCACGAGGGACATCAGGAAGCGCTGTCGACGGTCATCACCAAGGGGGCGCGGGTGCGGGTGGTCGACATCCTCGCGATCAATCTCTCCGACCTGACGGTGAGCGGGGTGGGGCCGTTGCACGGCGACGAGGTCGATACCTCGCTCCTGCTGTACCTGGCCCCCGCGCTGGTGAAGATGGAATTGGCGCAGGACTATATGATCACCCCTGAGGCGCTTGGGCGATACCGGCGCCAGTCACTCAGGGTCCCGCGGGGGAGCGCCGGCTCCATCGGGCGCCCATCGCTGGCAAGCGCCGAGACCGGAAAGGCGATCTACGCCCGCATCTACTCCCGCATCCGCGACCGGATCCTCCTCGCCCCGCCGAGCGCCGACGACTGA
- a CDS encoding protein kinase, whose protein sequence is MPATPYNGVRAVRPSHDSLDTPNRVSYDLPVHLREWELPPEWAWGSEGVYMEYRHYQEVRDALGRSLSLVSVPDPAHVGWLAREARYLAHRNHPAIPTTYHYWAPHTSTRRGPGYLRRWISSETIGARVRRTGPEDIPAIMRMLRAVGSTLAYLHDSGQVHGGMSPEVVWASPSGRYWVLGWQWAMAKGEVPAGLRPDRRWTPMPPEWDDEWLPTHASDQWQLAATCFLAITGEMPPSREAPPIRLLRPECPQALANIVDQSLIPDPALRHRSVTSMLRALERVSGTRSMFVSAPAIPSALSDEGRLRWAVGDDYEILGFLGKGTFGSVWRARDLSLEREVALKMLHPAVAEDERAVGRFRREARLAAMLAHPAIIPIYDWDARGEVTWYTMELAEGGSVAELVARAGPRPFEEIAPQVDAILDALNAAHTNGIIHRDLKPENILIDRYRRWRITDFGIAKGEDEPTGTTGTPAFAAPEQILGEAQGASVDCFGVAAIVYYVICGKPPFDGHDAQALLAQQLGARYDESLLPPPLVAFIKQGLAPEPAKRFADAGAMKRSWQGVVEEMEREARRGDTWWGRVLG, encoded by the coding sequence ATGCCAGCCACCCCGTACAACGGCGTCCGGGCGGTTCGCCCGTCGCACGATTCGCTCGACACTCCCAACCGCGTGTCGTACGACCTGCCGGTGCACCTGCGCGAGTGGGAACTCCCGCCCGAGTGGGCCTGGGGGAGCGAAGGGGTCTACATGGAGTACCGGCACTACCAGGAGGTGCGCGACGCGCTGGGGCGTTCGCTCTCCCTGGTGAGCGTCCCCGATCCCGCGCACGTGGGCTGGCTGGCGCGCGAGGCACGCTACCTCGCGCACCGCAACCATCCGGCCATTCCCACCACGTACCACTACTGGGCCCCGCACACCTCCACCAGGCGCGGGCCCGGGTACCTGCGCCGCTGGATCTCGTCGGAGACGATCGGCGCCCGCGTGCGCCGCACCGGGCCGGAGGACATTCCGGCCATCATGCGCATGCTGCGCGCCGTTGGGTCCACGCTGGCGTACCTGCACGACTCGGGGCAGGTGCACGGCGGGATGTCGCCGGAGGTGGTGTGGGCGTCGCCGTCTGGGCGCTATTGGGTGTTAGGGTGGCAATGGGCGATGGCGAAGGGCGAGGTCCCGGCGGGGCTGCGCCCCGACCGCCGCTGGACGCCGATGCCCCCGGAGTGGGACGACGAGTGGCTCCCCACGCACGCGTCGGACCAGTGGCAGCTGGCGGCCACGTGCTTCCTGGCCATCACCGGGGAAATGCCGCCCTCGCGCGAGGCGCCCCCCATTCGCCTGCTGCGCCCGGAATGTCCGCAGGCGCTGGCCAACATCGTCGACCAGTCGCTCATCCCCGACCCCGCGCTGCGCCACCGATCGGTCACGTCGATGTTGCGCGCGCTGGAACGCGTGAGCGGGACACGCTCGATGTTCGTCAGTGCGCCCGCCATTCCCTCGGCGCTCAGCGACGAGGGGCGCCTGCGCTGGGCGGTGGGCGACGACTACGAGATCCTCGGCTTCCTGGGGAAGGGGACCTTCGGGTCGGTGTGGCGCGCGCGCGACCTCTCGCTCGAGCGCGAGGTGGCGCTCAAGATGTTGCACCCGGCGGTGGCCGAGGACGAGCGCGCCGTGGGGCGCTTTCGGCGCGAGGCGCGGCTGGCGGCCATGCTTGCGCATCCGGCCATCATCCCCATCTACGACTGGGACGCGCGCGGCGAGGTGACGTGGTACACGATGGAGCTGGCCGAAGGGGGGTCGGTGGCCGAACTCGTGGCGCGCGCCGGCCCGCGCCCGTTCGAGGAGATCGCCCCGCAGGTCGACGCCATCCTCGATGCGCTCAACGCCGCGCACACCAACGGCATCATCCACCGCGACCTCAAGCCCGAGAACATCCTCATCGATCGCTACCGTCGCTGGCGCATCACCGACTTCGGCATCGCCAAGGGTGAGGACGAGCCCACCGGCACCACGGGCACCCCGGCCTTCGCCGCCCCCGAGCAGATCCTGGGGGAGGCACAGGGCGCCTCGGTCGACTGCTTCGGCGTGGCGGCCATCGTGTACTACGTCATTTGCGGCAAGCCGCCGTTTGACGGGCACGACGCGCAGGCACTGCTCGCCCAGCAACTCGGCGCGCGATACGACGAGTCGCTCCTGCCGCCGCCGCTCGTCGCCTTCATCAAGCAGGGGCTCGCCCCCGAGCCGGCCAAGCGCTTTGCCGATGCGGGGGCCATGAAGCGCTCGTGGCAGGGTGTGGTGGAGGAGATGGAGCGCGAAGCGCGCCGCGGCGATACGTGGTGGGGGCGCGTCCTGGGATGA
- a CDS encoding TIGR00266 family protein yields the protein MRADEIDYRLIGDDLQGVVITLDPGEAVVAEAGAMMYMQDGITMATSLDQTGRGGGLFDKLMQAGKRVLSGDSFFVTWFTNAATVRRDVAFAAPYPGKIQPVDLRSWGGTLIAQKDSFLCGARGVDVSIAFTRRIGAGFFGGEGFILQKLVGDGLVFLHASGTLLELDLAAGERLRVDTGCLVAMQPTVQYDIQMVPGIKTALFGGEGLFFMQLTGPGRVVLQTLPFSRLADRIIAAAPRAGGGRREEGSVLGVLGSVLDGDR from the coding sequence ATGCGAGCAGACGAGATCGACTACCGATTGATTGGCGACGACCTGCAGGGCGTGGTGATCACGCTCGACCCGGGCGAGGCCGTGGTGGCCGAGGCGGGGGCGATGATGTACATGCAGGACGGCATCACGATGGCCACGTCGCTCGACCAGACGGGACGCGGCGGCGGGCTCTTCGACAAACTGATGCAAGCCGGCAAGCGCGTCCTCTCCGGCGACTCGTTCTTCGTCACCTGGTTCACCAACGCGGCAACGGTCCGGCGCGACGTGGCATTCGCGGCGCCGTATCCCGGCAAGATCCAACCCGTCGACCTCAGGTCGTGGGGCGGGACGCTGATTGCGCAGAAGGACTCGTTCCTGTGCGGGGCGCGCGGCGTCGACGTCTCCATCGCCTTCACGCGTCGCATCGGCGCCGGCTTCTTTGGCGGCGAGGGGTTCATCCTGCAGAAGCTCGTTGGCGACGGGCTCGTCTTCCTGCACGCTTCGGGGACGCTGCTCGAGCTCGACCTGGCGGCGGGCGAGCGGCTTCGCGTCGACACGGGCTGCCTGGTGGCGATGCAGCCCACGGTGCAGTACGACATCCAGATGGTCCCCGGGATCAAGACGGCGCTGTTTGGCGGCGAGGGACTCTTCTTCATGCAGCTGACGGGGCCCGGTCGCGTCGTGCTGCAGACGCTCCCCTTCTCGCGACTGGCCGACCGCATCATTGCGGCGGCACCTCGCGCCGGCGGCGGGAGGCGGGAGGAAGGTTCGGTCCTGGGCGTGCTGGGCTCGGTGCTCGACGGGGATCGCTGA
- a CDS encoding DNA polymerase IV, with product MRSASGLSTHAAPTDARPRRILLVDADAFFVAVARMVDPDGAGKAKLLIVGGAPGSRGVVCSASYEARRFGVRSAMPMARAVRLCPQAMCVPVPRGACGRKSREISAVLHRFAPVVQAASIDEWYLDLSGTEALYREAPLGEVAHRIRDAVRAATGLTVSLGGGTNKLIAKLAVEFGKPKPGSAGTGVFVVAPGAEGDFMQQVPLGDIPGVGPRLRDRLEALGLRSVPDVLAAGIPALERMLGERAGRWLHERARGIGSVEVVARERPKSVSHEDTFHDDVNDDSVLGVELVRLVTKVASDLRARELSTRTISVKVKDADFRIRRASRTLESPVVADRVILEVARELLHKLRGARRTPARLLGVGLSGLGDDADGAEGEGQLSLFGDAPAVATLETARDRALASAVDTLRSRYGADAIVPGRLATLGARSARGAPREVSRDVPRDAPRDAPRDAPRPPAPNASPAAEVPPPGRGPGARPSGR from the coding sequence ATGCGTTCCGCCTCCGGACTGTCCACGCACGCCGCGCCGACCGACGCGCGACCGCGCCGCATCCTCCTCGTGGATGCCGACGCCTTCTTTGTCGCGGTCGCGCGCATGGTGGATCCCGACGGCGCCGGCAAGGCGAAGCTGCTGATCGTCGGGGGGGCCCCGGGTTCGCGCGGCGTGGTGTGCTCGGCGTCGTACGAGGCGCGTCGGTTCGGCGTGCGGTCGGCGATGCCCATGGCGCGCGCGGTGCGGTTGTGCCCGCAGGCGATGTGCGTCCCCGTGCCGCGCGGCGCGTGCGGGCGCAAGAGCCGCGAGATCTCCGCGGTGCTGCATCGCTTCGCTCCCGTGGTGCAGGCGGCCAGCATCGACGAGTGGTACCTGGACCTCTCCGGCACCGAGGCGCTGTACCGCGAGGCGCCGCTTGGCGAGGTGGCCCACCGGATCCGCGACGCCGTGCGCGCCGCCACCGGACTCACCGTCTCGTTAGGTGGCGGGACCAACAAGCTCATCGCCAAGCTCGCCGTCGAGTTCGGGAAGCCCAAACCGGGAAGTGCGGGGACGGGCGTCTTCGTCGTCGCGCCGGGGGCGGAGGGGGACTTCATGCAGCAGGTGCCGCTCGGCGACATTCCCGGGGTGGGGCCGCGGCTGCGCGACCGCCTCGAGGCGCTGGGGCTGCGTTCGGTACCGGATGTCCTCGCCGCCGGGATTCCCGCCCTGGAGCGCATGCTGGGTGAGCGCGCCGGCCGGTGGCTGCACGAGCGCGCCAGGGGGATCGGGAGCGTCGAGGTGGTGGCGCGCGAACGACCAAAGAGCGTCAGCCACGAGGACACGTTTCACGATGACGTGAACGACGACTCGGTGCTGGGCGTGGAGTTGGTGCGCCTGGTGACGAAGGTGGCGTCGGACCTGCGGGCGAGGGAGCTGTCGACACGCACGATCAGCGTGAAGGTCAAGGACGCCGACTTCCGCATCCGCCGTGCGAGCCGGACGCTCGAGTCGCCGGTGGTCGCCGACCGCGTGATCCTCGAGGTGGCGCGAGAGCTGTTGCACAAGCTGCGGGGTGCACGACGAACGCCGGCGCGCCTGCTGGGGGTGGGACTCTCCGGGCTTGGCGACGACGCGGACGGCGCGGAGGGCGAGGGCCAGCTTTCGCTCTTTGGGGACGCCCCCGCCGTGGCGACGCTGGAGACCGCGAGGGACCGCGCCCTGGCCAGCGCGGTGGACACGTTGCGCTCGCGTTACGGCGCCGACGCCATCGTCCCCGGTCGCCTGGCGACGCTCGGAGCGCGCAGTGCCCGCGGCGCGCCGCGCGAGGTCTCCCGTGACGTGCCGCGCGATGCGCCGCGTGACGCGCCGCGTGACGCGCCCCGACCGCCGGCGCCTAACGCTTCGCCGGCTGCGGAAGTCCCGCCCCCAGGGCGAGGGCCAGGCGCTCGACCGTCCGGTCGTTGA
- a CDS encoding long-chain fatty acid--CoA ligase → MLGMMQEVPLSIPMMIRRARDLFPDKTVISRRPDKRITRATYGEVIARAGRLARALQGLGLAPGDRVATLAWNHQRHLEAYFAIPSAGFVMHTLNLRLHPSDLAYIVNHAEDQVVLVDQVLWPLWEKVAPQVKVKHVIVMSDGGDVAAGAHDYEAFIAAASSEPFPFDDMDERLACAMCYTSGTTGRPKGVLYSHRSIVLHSFMSMASDGAAITERDIMMPVVPMFHVNAWGFPYTCAFMGAAQVHPGPHLDPQSLVELMASERVTMSAGVPTIWLGILQLLDAHAGKYDLSSLRMTLVGGAAPPEAMIRGFRQRHGIFVQQGWGMTETAPIGSISKVYSRQEGIPEHERFRQLAKAGFPVPGFEIRARSEDGLIPWDGRTMGELEVRGPWVARAYYKPEDPITQFTDDGWFRTGDIVTLSPDGCITITDRSKDVIKSGGEWVSSVALEGALMGHAEVFEAAVVGLPHPRWSERPFALVVRKPGMAVEQQALKAWLAERFASWWVPDEIAFVDSLPKTGTGKVQKVVLREQYRDRYAGADASPAASSAADA, encoded by the coding sequence ATGCTCGGCATGATGCAGGAAGTGCCGCTGTCGATCCCGATGATGATTCGACGCGCCCGCGATCTCTTCCCCGACAAGACGGTCATCTCGCGTCGCCCCGACAAGCGCATCACGCGTGCGACCTATGGCGAGGTGATCGCGCGCGCCGGTCGTCTCGCGCGCGCGCTGCAGGGGCTCGGCCTTGCCCCCGGTGACCGGGTGGCAACGCTGGCGTGGAATCACCAACGGCACCTCGAGGCGTACTTCGCGATTCCATCCGCGGGGTTCGTGATGCACACGCTCAACCTGCGGCTGCATCCCAGCGACCTCGCCTACATCGTGAACCACGCCGAGGATCAGGTCGTCCTCGTCGACCAGGTGTTGTGGCCGCTATGGGAGAAGGTGGCGCCGCAGGTGAAGGTGAAGCACGTGATCGTGATGTCCGATGGAGGCGACGTCGCGGCCGGCGCGCACGACTACGAGGCGTTCATTGCCGCGGCCTCCAGCGAACCGTTCCCGTTCGACGACATGGATGAGCGACTTGCCTGCGCCATGTGCTACACGTCGGGAACGACGGGGCGCCCCAAGGGGGTGCTGTACTCGCACCGCTCGATCGTGCTGCACTCCTTCATGTCGATGGCCTCCGACGGTGCGGCGATCACGGAGCGCGACATCATGATGCCGGTGGTCCCGATGTTCCACGTGAACGCGTGGGGCTTCCCGTACACCTGCGCCTTCATGGGTGCTGCGCAGGTGCATCCGGGGCCGCATCTCGATCCGCAGTCGCTGGTTGAGCTGATGGCGTCGGAGCGCGTGACGATGAGCGCCGGCGTCCCCACGATCTGGCTGGGGATCTTGCAGCTGCTGGATGCGCACGCGGGAAAGTACGACCTGTCATCGCTGCGCATGACGCTGGTGGGGGGCGCGGCGCCCCCCGAGGCGATGATCCGCGGCTTCCGGCAGCGGCACGGCATCTTTGTACAGCAGGGGTGGGGAATGACCGAGACCGCCCCCATCGGCTCGATCTCCAAGGTATACAGCAGGCAAGAGGGCATCCCCGAGCACGAGCGCTTTCGCCAACTGGCGAAAGCCGGCTTTCCCGTTCCGGGCTTCGAGATTCGCGCGCGGAGCGAGGACGGGCTCATTCCCTGGGACGGGAGGACCATGGGCGAGCTCGAGGTGCGCGGCCCCTGGGTGGCCCGCGCCTACTACAAGCCCGAAGATCCCATCACGCAGTTCACCGACGACGGCTGGTTCCGCACCGGCGACATCGTCACGCTCTCGCCCGACGGCTGCATAACGATCACCGATCGTTCGAAGGACGTGATCAAGTCGGGAGGCGAGTGGGTGAGTTCGGTGGCGCTCGAGGGGGCGTTGATGGGGCACGCCGAGGTGTTCGAGGCCGCGGTGGTCGGGCTCCCGCATCCGCGCTGGTCGGAGCGCCCCTTTGCGCTCGTGGTCCGCAAGCCCGGAATGGCGGTGGAGCAGCAGGCGCTCAAGGCGTGGCTCGCCGAGCGCTTCGCGTCGTGGTGGGTGCCGGACGAGATCGCCTTTGTCGACTCGCTGCCCAAGACGGGGACGGGGAAGGTGCAGAAGGTGGTGCTGCGCGAGCAGTACCGCGACCGCTACGCCGGGGCCGATGCCTCGCCGGCCGCCAGCTCGGCGGCGGACGCCTAA
- a CDS encoding PD40 domain-containing protein — MSHAALLHRSLPPGGGRTPSLLRTVHVVIATSLAWLATPAGAQGDPDIFLASLGGGRARVTVGTPRNVTARPGYDNQPSFSRDGSALFYTSTRDDAQADIYRITLATGAITRVTHTAPESEYSAAEVPGGGAISVIRVERDSAQRLWRVPLSRDGGRESPYLPALKPVGYHAWADDTHLVMFVLGTPSNLVVGDLQTGRADTVMVNVGRSLHRIPGTNHVSYVSKAYEENWYVMDLDVATRASRPIARLPKGTEDYAWLPDGRLVAGSGSKLFVADPRGTVAWEEVADLAGAGLSSISRLAVSPAGDRIAIVAIPVAK; from the coding sequence ATGTCGCACGCTGCGCTTCTGCATCGCTCGCTCCCGCCTGGCGGTGGGCGCACGCCTTCGCTGCTGCGAACCGTGCACGTCGTGATAGCCACGTCGCTTGCGTGGCTCGCGACGCCCGCCGGCGCGCAAGGCGATCCCGACATCTTCCTCGCGTCGTTAGGGGGTGGACGCGCTCGCGTCACCGTCGGCACACCCCGCAACGTCACGGCGCGTCCCGGCTACGACAATCAGCCCAGCTTCTCGCGCGATGGCAGCGCGCTCTTCTACACGTCCACCCGCGACGACGCCCAAGCGGACATCTACCGCATCACCCTCGCCACCGGCGCCATCACGCGCGTGACGCACACCGCGCCGGAGAGCGAGTACTCCGCCGCCGAAGTGCCTGGCGGCGGCGCCATCTCCGTGATCCGCGTCGAGCGCGACTCGGCGCAGCGGCTCTGGCGCGTGCCACTCAGCCGCGACGGTGGCCGGGAGAGCCCCTACCTCCCCGCGCTCAAGCCCGTCGGCTACCACGCGTGGGCCGACGACACGCACCTCGTGATGTTCGTTCTCGGCACCCCGTCCAACCTGGTGGTGGGCGATCTCCAGACCGGTCGCGCCGACACCGTCATGGTGAACGTGGGGCGATCGCTCCATCGCATTCCCGGGACCAACCACGTCTCGTACGTGAGCAAGGCGTACGAGGAAAACTGGTACGTCATGGATCTGGACGTTGCGACGCGCGCGTCGCGCCCCATCGCCCGGCTCCCCAAGGGGACGGAAGACTACGCATGGCTTCCGGACGGGCGGCTCGTCGCCGGGAGCGGGAGCAAGCTCTTCGTCGCCGATCCCCGGGGGACGGTGGCGTGGGAGGAGGTGGCCGATCTCGCCGGGGCAGGACTCTCGTCGATCAGCCGCCTCGCCGTGTCGCCGGCCGGCGACCGGATCGCGATCGTGGCGATTCCCGTCGCGAAGTAG